TAAGGCTAGCACCGCTAACATTGATGACGGTTCAGGGACTGATCTGGTCATTGGGTCCTCAATCTGGCCCCGGATCTCTCCACCAGTCAGGAATGTCGTACCAGGCGCATTGGAGTGGATGTTGAAATAGTATTGACCAGCTAAGAAGCGGTTGAAGACCTTACTAGGATCAACCCCAGCGGCGACGACTTCGGCAGAAGTCCAATCCCCTGCAATTCGGCCACTGGTACTGCCAATCGGTGGGCTGTCCAAGTCGTGCACAACTGGCCCTGCTTGACCCAGCGGAGCGACGTGAATGTGGGCGAGGGCAAGAGGCCCAGACAGACCAGAAAAGCTCAGATCGTAACGGAAAGTCCAGGCAGTCGGTTCTCCATCCAGGATCGAGGTGGCTAAGCCAGAAGCCGAGCTGCTATTGGGCGGTACCTGCTGCTCCCCGCTGAGAGGTGTGGAAAATGTGAACGTTGCAGCATGGGCTGCGATAGGAGACAGCAAGGTCAAGACTGCGCCGAGTAGGGAAGCTGTCCAAAGTCGTTGCATAGAGTTGTCCTTGGGGCCTTTTAAAGAGGGGCTCATACTTAACGGCATTCAAACCGTTGCCTCTTAAAGGGTGGCGAAAGCGATCTAGATTCACCAGGCTAAGAACTGCTCAGTTTCTGTTCAGCCTGCTCAGTTGGAGAACATGAGTGTCCCAAGTCGTAGTAGAAAGTTGTGGCAGGGAGTTCCGGAAGCTCTGGCGTTCTGAATGGAAGAGATTTCTCACTATTGTTTACACAACTATTCGCAGAAATATAGAAAGAAAAAAGCAGAAAGAAAAACAATAGAACTTTGGCATTGAAGTGAGGTGGGGAGGCGAATTCACTGAATTCAAGCTAAGCAGTTTAAGCTCTGCAGTCCTTCCTATGGCAGAGGCTAACACTGGTCTACAGATGGACTACCAGACCTCGTATCTCAGCTTATGCTTGTATCAATTGAATCGTTGATAGCAAAAGAGGAAAAACAATGAATATTTTGTCCTGGATTATTGTTGGTTTGATTGCTGGTGCTATCGCTAAGGCCATTTATCCTGGTCACCAAGGCGGCGGTATTATTGCAACCATCGTTTTAGGTATTGTCGGTGCATTGATTGGTGGTTTCGTCGGCAGCGCTCTCTTGGGGATTGCCTTCACAGGCTTCAGCATCCAAGGTCTGTTAGTCGCCATCGTTGGCTCTTGTATCGCTATCTTCCTTTACGGTTTGGTAACCCGGACTGCCTAAGCCCAAGCTAGGTAGTTCCCCTGAGTAGTCTTGTGAATTGACGGGTATTCTTCCCTGAGTGAGTAAGTAACCCCTGGCACAGCCGGGGGTTTTATTTTGGGCTTTTTAGTGGTTTGAGAAGCTAGGGCTTTTTCTTTAGTAACCTTAGTGAATTAGTGAATAGGTTAATAGGTCTAGTATCGCCAACCAGCCTCACCCTGATTAGAGTGAGGCCGGTTGAGATTAGCAGAGAGTGAAAGGTCTAGCTTTTAAGATTTAACTCTTGAGGAAGTCACTCGCTAATGTCCCAGAAAATACAGCCTGGGCAGGACCGCTCATATGAAGGTGGTTGTCTGCTGCTGACCAGTGGATCAGTAGAGGGCCACCAGGCAGTTCTACCGTGGCCTGTCGCTCACTGCGGCCATTGAGTACGGCAGCGACCACCGTGGCACAAGCACCAGTCCCACAAGCTAAGGTTGGGCCTGCGCCTCGTTCCCAGACCCGCATCTTCAGATAATCGGGGCGAACGACCTGCACAAATTCGGTGTTGGTGCGTTGAGGGAATACGGCATGGTGCTCGAATTGCGGCCCAATCTCAGCTAGGGAAATCGCATCGACATCTTCCACAAATGTGATGCAGTGGGGGTTTCCCATGTTCACACAGGTCACTTGCCAGGTTTGTCCTGCGACCTCTAGCGGCAGATTAACCACCTTCTCGGAGGCCAAAGTGGTTGGAATCTCAGTGGCTAGGAGGCGTGGCTCTCCCATATCCACAGTCACCTGACCATCCGCCGTCAACTCAGGCACAATCAGGCCGCCCAGCGTGTGGATGCGGTAGCGTCCTTGCTCCGCCTCGGCCCCCAACTCGTGCAGGAACTTGGCCAGGCAGCGAATGCCATTGCCACACATCTCGGGCTCGGAACCATCGCTGTTGTAGATCCGCATGCTGTAGTCTGCGCCCTCTTGAGCTGGCAGCGCAAAAATTACACCATCGGCCCCTACACCAAAATTGCGATCACACACCTGAACTGCTTGTTCAGGCGTTAGCACCGGCTCCGGGCTGTGCCGATTGTCGATCATCACAAAGTCGTTGCCGAGGCCGTGATATTTCGTGAATGCAACAGTTGGAGCCATAGGGCAATGGGTTCGCAGTTTCTAATGATTTTCCAATCATTTTAGGGCCCGTTAAAGCTAGGGCGAGCTAAAGCTAGAAGCTGCAATTTGCACCGCCTGCTCATCGGTGACAAAACGAATGAATTCCCGTCCACCTGGCTTGCCGTTACCCGACTCACCCAAGCCGCCAAAGGGCAAGGTTGAGGGCGAGAAGGTGGTTGCTAGGTTGGCATAGACGTTACCCACCTGGAGGCAATCCGCCAGTGCCTCAAACTGCGCCTGAGAACGGGTAAAGATTGAGGTCGTCAGGCCAAAAGGCGTGGAGTTGTGAACTGCCAAAGCATCTTCTAGATCCTCCACGATGAACACCTCCACTAGGGGTGCGAAGGCTTCTTGGCAGTGCAGAGCTGAGGCTAAGCCAACGGCACGCTCCTGCCAGAGCATCACGCCCGGTCGCACATAGTACCCTGGCTTGCCATTGACCTCAGGCTCTACCGCGCCAGGCAGCAGCCACTGTCCGCCGGTTTGCGCCAGGAGCCGTTGAAAGCGCTCAACGGCTGTCTGATTGATCAACGGTCCTAGTGTGGTTTCAATGTTCAGTGGATCGCCAGGTTGATAGTGAGCCAAGGCCGCCAAAAACAGCTCCAAGAAGGGCTCTGCAACTTGCCGCTGGACTAGCACTCGACTGGTGGCGTTACAGCGCTGGCCTGCGGTGAGGCAAGCACCTTCAGCAGCGGCTTTAGCTGCTGCACTGAGATCAGCATCAGCACAGACAATCAAGGCGTTTTTGCCGCCCAACTCGAGGGCCAGATCTTTAGAGAAATCAGCGGCCAACGCCTGTGCCAATGACCGTCCCACTGGAACCGAGCCAGTGAAGCTAACTGCCCGAATTTTGGGGTGCAAACACAGCGCTTCTCCCTCAGGCGCGCCACCCTGCACCAGACCAAATACGCCCTCGGGCAAGCTGGCTTGGATGAGCTGGCTGTATTGAGCGGCAACATTGGCAGCCAGCGGCGATGGCTTAAACACAACGGGGTTACCGGCCAGCAGATGCGCAACGGCAGCACCGTGGGGTAGGTGCAACGGAAAATTGAAGGGTCCCACAATTGCTGCTGGACCTTTGGACCGACGACGAACCTGAGCTGGATGGGGGCCATCCGTCACTGCACGCGGCGGCAGATAGCGCTCGGCATCAGCAATCGTCAGGTCAATTTTGGCAATGACTGCTCCGACCTCCCCCTTCGCTTCGCGCAAAGGTTTGCCAGTTTCCAGGGCGATGCCATAGGCCAACGAATCTTGAGCATTCACTAGGGCGCTTTGCGCTTTACGCAAGCAGGCTACTCTGTCGGCAAGGGGCTGTTTCGCCCAGTCTGGCGCTGCCTGCACTGCTCTTTTCACGACTGGCTCTACGGCTGTGGCTGCGACTTCAGCCAGTTCGACGCGAAGATCACCAGGACTGCGGTTGACCCACGAGGTGATCGGTTGATTGGTCTCCTGATTTGTCGCCTGATTCGTGGCTTGATTCATTGCCATCCTGGTACCGATACCCCTGCTGTTACCTCTGCTTTTCAGTATCGCTATTGCTAGGAGGGAACGGAGCTGGACTTGCTGGTGTCGGCAATTGTTACAGGTTGTACTTGTTACAGGTTGTACTGCCTGGTGCTGAGCAGCACTGCGCTTCGGGTTTCAATCCAGTAGCTCAGTTGGGGAGGCAAGATGAGAAAGCATTCCGAAGAGACTCGCCCCATGAAGCTGCCTGACGGTCCCAAAACGCCCCCTTTTTTGCAGACGATCGAGTGGATTGCCCGTCCTCTGGAGTATCTGGACGAGCGTGCTCAGCGTTACGGCGACCCTTTTAGAGTGCTCAGTCCCCACTGGCCTCCTATCCTCTACTTCAGTAACCCGGCGGCACTGCAAGAGATCTTAGGCAGCGAGACGGAACGCTCCGAGCGTTTCGATACCAGCAAGGGCAACCTGGTGCTCAAACCGGTGGTTGGTGAGCAATCCCTGACTTTGCTGGAGGGCGAGCGACATCTGCGCCAGCGACGGTTGCTGATGCCCCCCTTTCACGGCGAACGCATGCGCGCTTATGGTGAGCTGATTTGCGCAATCACAACCGAAGTGATGAGCCAGTGCGCTCTAGGGCAGCCTTTTACGGTTCGTTCTGTAACTCAAGATATTTCCCTCAAGGTTATTCTCAGCACCGTCTTTGGCTTGTGCGAGGGAGCCCGTTACGAACAGTTACGACAGTTGCTCAGCCAATTGGTGGATGGCTTTGCTTCTCCGCTGGGTTCAGCAGTGCTCTTTTATCGCTCGCTACAGCAAGATTTAGGGGCCTGGAGCCCTTGGGGGCGCTTCTTGCGCCGCAGGCAAGCAATCGACCAGTTGCTCTACGCTGAAATCGCTGAACGCCGGGCTCAAAGTCACACCCAGAGCCAGAGCGAGCGTGAGGATATCTTGGCGTTGCTGCTGGCTGCGCGGGACGAAACGGGGCAGCCCCTGAGCGATGTCGAGTTGCGCGACGAGTTAGTCACCCTGCTATTCGCGGGACATGAAACCACAGCTTCAGCCTTGGCCTGGGCACTGTACTGGATTGACTACCTGCCTGAGGTGCGGGACAAACTGCTAGTCGAACTGGATACCCTGGGCCCTAACGCTGAGCCCAATGCAATTGCCCGCTTGCCCTACTTGAGTGCTGTTTGCCAGGAAACCCTGCGCATCTACCCGATTGCGCTGAATGCCTTTCCCCGAATTGTGAAACGGCCCATGGAGTTGATGGGCTATCACCTGGAACCCGGCACGGTTTTGATCGCCTCGATCTACTTAGCCCACCAGCGACCGGACACCTACCCTGAGCCCAAACAGTTCAAGCCAGAGCGCTTCCTGGAACGGCAGTTTTCACCCTATGAGTACCTACCGTTTGGTGGCGGCAATCGTCGCTGTATTGGTTTAGCCTTCGCTCAATTTGAGATGAAGCTGGTACTAGCGACGATGTTGTCGCAATGGCAGTTGTCACTGGTTCAACACCAGCCACTGAGGCCCGTGCGTCGAGGCGTGACACTGGCGCCCCCAAGCAGCCTGCAAATGGTCGTGAAGGGAAAACGTCCCCACTTGAAAAGCGAGCAACCAGAAGTGAGCAAGAAGTGAGCAGGCTTTGACCTGGGCAAGGCACTGAGTGGTAAGCCAGTTTGGAGCCCAAGCTGGTGCATCGGATGACTCACGCAATTCTAAACGGGACGTAGGAGAAGCCTATGCAACTTCAAGATAGAACCTTAAAAATCAACATTGGCATTGACGAAGTGGCAAGGCGAGAAATTGCTTATGGGCTATCTCATCTGCTTGCAGACAGCTATTCTCTTTACCTCAAGACCCATTGTTTTCATTGGAACGTTACTGGGCCTCAGTTTCAAATCTTACAATTTATGTTTGAACAGCAATATGCTGAACTCGCTACAGCGATTGAGATGATTGCTGAGCGGATCAGGATTCTAGGTTTTCCTGCCCCAGGAACCTATACCGAATTTTCTCAGCTCACTTCTGTCGCAGAAACCTTAGGAGTTCCTGACTCGGAGAACATGATTCGTTTGATCGTGGCTGGCCAAGAAGCTGTTGCCAGAACGGTCCGTGCGCTTCTGGTCAAGGCGCGGCAAGTTAACGATGAAGGCACTGCGAATCTCTTAGCACAACGGCTTCAGGTTCACGAGAAGACAGCTTGGATGATGCGAAGCTTGCTGGAGTAGCGATTTCTTAGTTTTACATGCAAGGTAGTTTTTAGATGCAAGTTGGGTTCTAAATTAGGCAATAGAAATCACTAGAATTTAGGTTGATTAAGCCCGAGCTAATGAGGCCCGAAAACCTCAGCGCAAGCCTCAAAAGTGTTCACATGCACTTGAACGACCTGGGTAATATCTGGGGTATAACCACCGGCCAACACCCAGGCAATAGGGATGTGGTGTTCATGGGCAAATTCAAACACCAATTGATCGCGAGCGCGTAAATCAGCGTGGTCCAGATTGAGCGGAGAATAGGGATCGGCTTTGAAAGGATCGGCTCCAGCTTGATACAACAACAAATCGGGTTTGCCTTCGCTCAGCAGCAGAGGTAAGGCACGACTCAACACGGTTTGTAAGTCTTGACCCGTAGCGCCAGCAGACAAAGCAAAAGAGCGATGATTGACACCGTCAGCATGCTGCTTGATTGACACATCTTTGTAGGCGGTGTTGTTGTTGTAATCATTGCCGTAGATTGACAGGGCAAAGAAGCCAGGGCGATTTTGCACCAGTGAAGCAGTGCCATTGCCGTAGTGCAAATCGAGATCCAAAATGGCAGCTCGCTGAATTAGTCCCTGAGCGCGCAAGGCTTCAAGCGCCACAATCAGACCATTGAAGGTACAAAAGCCCTCCCCATGATCAGCGTGAGCATGGTGAAAGCCACTGCCTAAGCAAGCAGACACGCCATCCTGCAGTGCCTGACGCGCCGCTGCTAGGCAGCCGCCATTGGTGAGGCAAACCGAGGGAAAGAGCGCCGCCGACCAGGGAAATTTTTGCGACTCAGCCAAAGCTCTTGGTTCACCCGTGCGAATAGCAGCGATGTATTCAGCAGTATGGACGCGCAACAAATCGGCTTCTGAAACTGGCTCTGGTTCCAGCAAGCGAGCCTCTGGGCGATGGCGGATAGCCTCGGCAACCAGGGCAAATTTGCGCATGGGCATGATGTGTTGCCCGATCGGAGCCGCAAAGCCAGGATGATGAAAGACGGTAATCACAGCAAGGACAGGCCCGTGAGATCCACAGGCTTGTATGCTAAACCTTCAAACAGCCGAACAGAGCCAGTGCATGTTGGAGATCCGCGCCGATTCCTCGTCAAACTCAGACAAAATTCCCCCAGCTCAAACGCCCTCTGAGCCAACGCCTGCACACAAAACCCCTGAGCTACGTGACTATCAGCAGCGTGTGATCAGCGAGGTTTACGGTCATATTCAGGCAGGAACGAGGCGCATTCTGATCGTGGCTCCAACGGGATCAGGTAAAACGATCATCGCTAGCCAACTGGTGGCCTATGCCGCCAGAAGCGGCCAGCGTGTTCTATTTTTGGTCCATCGGGATGTCTTGGTGGGTCAGACCTGGGACAAGTTTCAGAAGTTTGGTCTCCAGGCAGGGTTTATCAAAAGTGGTTGGCAGGAAGACCGCAAAGCCTCTGTTCAAATTGCCTCCGTGCAAACGCTCCATCGGCGGCCTTGGTGGAAAGAATTCGACCCGGATGTTGTCTTCCTAGACGAAAGCCATCTAACCGGCTGGGTTGCGGTCATTGAGCGCATGATGGAGCAGGATTGCCCAGATGCCCTTTATTTGGGTCTCACAGCCACTCCCTGGCGGCTTAGCCGACGCGAGGGCATGGGCGATAAATTTGATGCCCTGGTCTGTGCTCCCCTCCCCTGTGAGCTAATCCAGGCGGGGCATCTCGCGCCTCTGTGCTACTACGGCTTCGATGACGATTTGGATTTGTCGGCCGTGCGCACGGTTGCCGGGGACTACTCCGAGCCTGACCTGGCAATTGCCTGCGACAAACCTGAATTGATTGAGCACATTGTGCAGCAGTGGCAGCGCCTTTGTGCTGGTCGAACCACGATCGCCTTCGCCGTCAATGTGGAGCACTCCAAGCACATTCGTGATGCGTTTTTACGAGCGGGTATCACGGCAGAGCATGTCGATGGTACGACGCCAATTACGGAACGCACGGCTATTTACAACCGCTTGGCAACTGGGCAAACCCTGTTGCTATCCAGTTGTATGGCCCTGACTGAAGGGTTTGATGTTGGCTCGGTAAATGCAGTGGTATTGTGCCGTCCCACTCAATCGAAGGCTTTGTTTTTTCAAATGGTCGGGCGCGGTATGCGCCTCTCACCAGAGACCGGAAAAACCGATTGTTTGGTTCTCGATCAGGCTGGCAACGTCAAGCGCTTTGGCTTCATTGAAGAATTGAAAGAGATTCACTTAACCCGAGGCGGTGACGCTAGCGCCCAACCGGCTTCCACCAAAAACTGCCCGATCGATCAAGGCGGCTGCGGTGCAACCCTTTACGGCTTTCAGATCGCTTGCCCCAACTGCGGTTACGAATTCCCGCCCTCGGCTAAGGCAGAGCCAACCGAAGATTTTGTCCAGTTACTTTCCAAGGAACAGAAGAAGAAGTTGCTGTTCTATCGCAGAGTAGCCAAAGAAGCCTTTCGTAAACGTCGGATTCCCGATCACGCGGCAATTCGTTTTAAAGAACAGTTTGGTGAGTGGCCACCTAAGGAATTTCGCCAGAACGCAGTGTTTGAAAGCGGCCCATCTGATGAAAGTCAGTTAGCCTATCGCGCTTATTTACAGGAAATAGCTCAACGCGAGAGTAAAAATAGTGCCTGGATTCAGGTTTATATGGATTTTGAATTTGGCAAACTGCTGTAAAGTTGGGAGCTAAAATCTCAGTAGCAATACAGTCACTAGATCCAAATGAATTTCATACGGTCGAGATTTCTCTGTAGAATTTCACTAATTCAAGAAAGTAACTCTGAACTACCTCAGTGAAAATACGATTGACATTTCTCTCGACCTAAGTGAACTTGTCAAGGGCTAACCACCTTACTCCTGAGAGTGAATGCTCTGCATGATCTCTACGTACTAGGGGCAGCGAATGTGCAGTCACGGCTCATACTTGAGGTTGCAAAATGGGGGAGACAATGTCGAGCAATAATGGTCTTGCTGACAAAAATTACCTTGGTCAAAGCTATAGTTTGCACTCTAGTGACTTAAGTCATTCGGGCTCATTAGTCAACAAGTTAAGTGCCGATGCTCAATTATGGCTGCAATACAGCAATCTTTCGCGCAGTTCTTCTACCAATGCTGCACCGCTAAACTCGGCTGAGGGTAGCAACTCTGCGGCTTCTATTCAATCTGGAAGTTCACAATTTAGTAGCAATTCAAACGCTAGATTAATAGCTGCTACTGCTCAAACTCCCGTTCAAGTTAACGTAGACTGGGGCACAGTTCAAGGCACAACTAGTCAGTTGCATTTTGGCCTCAACGCCTTCCGTGGCTTCAATCCTCAAGATGCAACTAATCCGGCTTACAACAGCAACCTGGCTTATATGAATCCCGGCATCATTCGTTACCACAATGCTGGGATGATGAACGATTCAGCTATTAATCCTGATGGCTTAATTGACGTAGCTAATCGACGCTGGGATACGACTAAAATTACCCAGGCTCTCAGTGCCTCTCTAGGTGCCTTTACTAATCAACCATTGAGGTTGATTAATATCCCTGATTGGCCGGCCTGGATGGATGCTAACCGCGATGGTTTTCTAGATACTAACCAGTTCGATAACTATGCAGCCTTCTGTGCCGAGCTAGTCAAGATCGTCAATCGAGACAATCAGTTCGGTGTCACTCACTGGGAAGTGACTAACGAAAAAGATGGCCAGTATTTCACCCAATTCCGCAACAACAGTGGTTGGGGACCATTAAAAGACCCTAGCAAACCAGACCGTCTAGACGAGCTGAGCACCATTTACAACAAATGTGCTACCGCTATGCACCAGATGGATCCCACGATTAAAATCGGTGGGCCAGCGCTCTCCCGTCCAGATTTACAGCCCTTTTATTCTCGATTCATTAACGCTACTACCCAAAATTTGGATTTCTTCTCTTTCCACGCCTATGCCAGTGGCAGCCGGGATACACCAGACACTAACGTCTATGACGGTACACGCTCGATTGGTCGGTACACTAAATCGATTGTGGATACCTTAAATCAGGCTAGCCCTAATCGCCATATTCCTGTGTTTCTTGATGAGTACAACATTAGTTGGACCTGGCAAACTCGTGATGCTCGCATGGCCGGTAACAAAGGCACTGTTTTCGATGCGCTGGCAATGGTTGAAGCCATTAACAATGGGGCTGATGCAACTCTAGCCTGGAACGAAAAGGACGAAATTTACGGCAAGACAGACAGCCGCAATGCCCTACGCCCTAGCGCCCATATGTTTCATCTATTCAACCAGTTACTCGTAGGTAATCGGGTAGCTACTACGAGCAGTGACAATCAATCCGTAGTCGCCTTTGCCGTTAGCAACCCAACCTCGGCTCAGCACAGTTATCTGTTAATCAATCGCAGCAACCAGGTTCAACAAGTGCAAACAACATTCCAGGGCTGGACCCCTACTGGATCAGCCCTGGCTCGATATGAAGTATCTGCTAATGGCTACAGCCAGAAAACAACTGATTGGGCTACTGTCAGCTCTAACTCCTTCCAGTTACCGGACAACTCAGTGACCCTGCTCAGTTTTGCCTATTGAGCTTATCTAGCTTAGTCTTCTGGAACCAGAACTAGGGTTTTTAGGTTCATACCTCAACCGAGTAAGCGGGTAGAGGCACCTCAGGCTGCTGACTCAACACTTTGTGGACAGTTGGCAGCCGCCACCAAGGCACTTGAGGATACTCGTGATGTTCTTCGTGGTAGCCAAAGTGGTAGCAGGTGACAAATGACCAAAAGATCGGGAAACCACTGCTCTGGGTACGGTGTTGTTGATTTTGGTATCCACCCTCGGGCTCATGGTGGGGTAAGTAGGTACCAAAGAAGAATAGTTGGACCGAGCTTAAGAGTGAGGGAACAACCCAGAACAGCGTTAAATTCAGTTCAGAAACATGTAAAACACGACTGAAGATATTAAAAACGATCATCAAACCAAAAATCTGTGTCCAGCTCCAATATCGCTTCATGAATTGGAGGTACCAGATGACTACGTTTTGATTTTCGCCATCATGGAAATCAGGGTCAGTCTGACTGGCTGGATGCTGATGGTGTAAACCATGCCGTTTTAGCAACTTCTCATAAGAAAAGAGGGCATAGAGCCGAACTGCTAAAGAACCTACAAACCGATTTACTGTAGAGTTTTGAGGGTAAACCCCTCCGTGCATAGCATCGTGCGCAGTTACAAATAAACCTGTATATAAAAACGTTTGCCAGAGCATGGCAGGCCACACCCACCAGGTCTGAGCACTAGGAACATCTAACGAGAGCAAGAAGGCGAGGCTACCTGCCCAAAGTAAGATAACCGTCAGGGCGATGGTAAGACCATACGCTTTAGTTTCAGCTCTCACCGTTTGCAAACACCTGCTACTGAGAGCCTGTTCTAACTCAACCACACCGTGACTCCTACGTAGCGTTCATTCTCAAGCAAAAAAAGCATAGAAACACAAGATTTAACACTACTCATTTTTCGAGAAGTGCTGCTTGATTAAATCGTTCGCAGGAAAGATTCCCCAGGCTTAGCTGTATCAACGCTAACTCAGCGCTTGATCTCGGCTTCAAAATCTGGCAAAAGCTAGAGGATTAACCCTCCTTTTGTTGGACAGACTAACAGTAGCAAAGGTCGCATTCTTCAAACCCTTTTTCCAACCCACAGTATGACTTCCACGGTACTGATCACAGGCGCATCTCAGGGTATTGGCAAAGCGACTGCCCTCTTGTTTGCCCGCAAGGGGTATAACCTGGTGCTAGCCGCCCGTCATGCTGACCCCTTGGCAACTGTATCACAAGAGATAGAAGCTCTGGGTCGTGCAGCCCTGACCGTTCCCACTGATGTAACCGATCCTAATCAGGTTGCAGCCTTGGTCCAAAAGTCTCTAGACCACTATGGCTCCATAGATGTCCTGATCAACAACGCGGGTTTATACATTTCGGGTCCAGTCCATCAGTTCTCTTTAGAGGATTGGCATCGGGCTCTCGATCTCAATGTATGGGGTTACATCCATACCATTCAGGCCCTGCTGCCCCACTTTATAGAGCGAGGCAAGGGCACAATCGTTAATCTCAGTTCGATTGGTGGCAAAGTACCTGTGCCTTATCTAGTTCCCTATTGCACTAGCAAGTTTGCAGTGGCCGGGTTAACCCAATCCTTACACTCGGAGCTAGAGCCTAAAGGTATTCATGTCGCTGGTATTTATCCAAACCTGATTAAAAGTGACTTTATGCAGCGGGCTATCTTCCGGGGCGAAGATGAACAGGATGCAAAAGATCGCCGTGAGCAACTAGAGCAGGTGCTCTCCGTGCCTGTTGTCGAAAAGCCAGAAGACGTGGCTAAGGCAATTTGGGACGCCGTTGAGAACAAGCGGGCTGAGGTTTTGGTTGGCTCTGCCAATATGTCCAAAGCTTCTTATCAACTGTTTCCTGGCTTTATGCAATGGTTATTTAGACAAACGTTCAAGAAGCCAATCAAAGCTTAGGAAAGCTTAGGGTAGAAGCTAGTCTTAGTCAATTAACTTTAAGTAGCTCTTTAATTGGCTCTTTAAGTAACAGCAAATAAGCAGCTATGAATGGGCCAATACCATTTGTAGCTGCTTTCTAGTTGGTTAATCTACTCTGGCTGGCTAGGTGCAACTAAAGGAACGGGAGTCGAGGCAGGTGGATAGCAGTCGAGTTGGGCAAACAACTCAGCCATGTCTTGCGAGCGGAATTCCGTTGCGTACATTTCGTAGAGGGCTCGCACTAAACTCTGCACCTCAGCTGACGTAATGGTTGATTCGTGCTCTCGGCCTACCCGACGCACGATCAGGGAGAGGGGCCGGGGCTGAGGTCCGGTAGCATCAATTTCGGCAAAAGGTCGAAAATCAGGTTGGGCGTAGGCAATAGGCAGAGCAATCTTTTGGAAACCGGCCTTTTCGTAGGCGAGTAACCGCACTAGCCGTCCTGGATGGTCTAGATGCAGCGGTTCCATCTCCGCGACTAGGGTGATCGGCAAGGGAGGCAGCCCAGCCCTTTTCAGGCACTCGCGGGCAGTTTGCAACGGCAACGCCCGCAACCAACCGGCAATGCCGGTTCGTCGCCATTGAGGGCTGACCAGGGCATGGGAGAGATGGACCACCACTTGGTTTTCGTCAGCAATTGCCGTGTGGTCCCGCACACCTACAAATTCATCCTTCAAGCTCAACAACAGCATCTGATAGAGCAGAGCGTAGCCCCGTCGCCGTTGCTGGGGCTGCCATTGAAAGCGAGAGCTTAGAGTTTCGCGCTGCTCCATTTCATGCTGCTGGCCAAATTCTGCCCAAAGTTGGTCATACGCCAATTCAAAGCGCGGGTTATCCGTCGACTCAAGACAATGAACAACCAGGTCCGACCAGTCCCGCGTTGTAGACTTAAGGATATCTCCAGGACTGAGATCACTTTTGATTAGAGTTGGGGTGAACATATCAGCAAGTCAGCTTAGCAATCACCTTAGAGAGTAGCGAAGTTGTTATTAACTCATCATGATTATTCAACCTTCTGAACAATTAAGAGAGCTAGATCAGGCATACCATCTGCATCCTTTCACCA
This genomic window from Leptolyngbya sp. FACHB-261 contains:
- a CDS encoding DEAD/DEAH box helicase, whose product is MLNLQTAEQSQCMLEIRADSSSNSDKIPPAQTPSEPTPAHKTPELRDYQQRVISEVYGHIQAGTRRILIVAPTGSGKTIIASQLVAYAARSGQRVLFLVHRDVLVGQTWDKFQKFGLQAGFIKSGWQEDRKASVQIASVQTLHRRPWWKEFDPDVVFLDESHLTGWVAVIERMMEQDCPDALYLGLTATPWRLSRREGMGDKFDALVCAPLPCELIQAGHLAPLCYYGFDDDLDLSAVRTVAGDYSEPDLAIACDKPELIEHIVQQWQRLCAGRTTIAFAVNVEHSKHIRDAFLRAGITAEHVDGTTPITERTAIYNRLATGQTLLLSSCMALTEGFDVGSVNAVVLCRPTQSKALFFQMVGRGMRLSPETGKTDCLVLDQAGNVKRFGFIEELKEIHLTRGGDASAQPASTKNCPIDQGGCGATLYGFQIACPNCGYEFPPSAKAEPTEDFVQLLSKEQKKKLLFYRRVAKEAFRKRRIPDHAAIRFKEQFGEWPPKEFRQNAVFESGPSDESQLAYRAYLQEIAQRESKNSAWIQVYMDFEFGKLL
- a CDS encoding GH39 family glycosyl hydrolase; translated protein: MSSNNGLADKNYLGQSYSLHSSDLSHSGSLVNKLSADAQLWLQYSNLSRSSSTNAAPLNSAEGSNSAASIQSGSSQFSSNSNARLIAATAQTPVQVNVDWGTVQGTTSQLHFGLNAFRGFNPQDATNPAYNSNLAYMNPGIIRYHNAGMMNDSAINPDGLIDVANRRWDTTKITQALSASLGAFTNQPLRLINIPDWPAWMDANRDGFLDTNQFDNYAAFCAELVKIVNRDNQFGVTHWEVTNEKDGQYFTQFRNNSGWGPLKDPSKPDRLDELSTIYNKCATAMHQMDPTIKIGGPALSRPDLQPFYSRFINATTQNLDFFSFHAYASGSRDTPDTNVYDGTRSIGRYTKSIVDTLNQASPNRHIPVFLDEYNISWTWQTRDARMAGNKGTVFDALAMVEAINNGADATLAWNEKDEIYGKTDSRNALRPSAHMFHLFNQLLVGNRVATTSSDNQSVVAFAVSNPTSAQHSYLLINRSNQVQQVQTTFQGWTPTGSALARYEVSANGYSQKTTDWATVSSNSFQLPDNSVTLLSFAY
- the crtW gene encoding beta-carotene ketolase CrtW, whose translation is MVELEQALSSRCLQTVRAETKAYGLTIALTVILLWAGSLAFLLSLDVPSAQTWWVWPAMLWQTFLYTGLFVTAHDAMHGGVYPQNSTVNRFVGSLAVRLYALFSYEKLLKRHGLHHQHPASQTDPDFHDGENQNVVIWYLQFMKRYWSWTQIFGLMIVFNIFSRVLHVSELNLTLFWVVPSLLSSVQLFFFGTYLPHHEPEGGYQNQQHRTQSSGFPIFWSFVTCYHFGYHEEHHEYPQVPWWRLPTVHKVLSQQPEVPLPAYSVEV
- a CDS encoding SDR family oxidoreductase; translated protein: MTSTVLITGASQGIGKATALLFARKGYNLVLAARHADPLATVSQEIEALGRAALTVPTDVTDPNQVAALVQKSLDHYGSIDVLINNAGLYISGPVHQFSLEDWHRALDLNVWGYIHTIQALLPHFIERGKGTIVNLSSIGGKVPVPYLVPYCTSKFAVAGLTQSLHSELEPKGIHVAGIYPNLIKSDFMQRAIFRGEDEQDAKDRREQLEQVLSVPVVEKPEDVAKAIWDAVENKRAEVLVGSANMSKASYQLFPGFMQWLFRQTFKKPIKA